Proteins found in one Xyrauchen texanus isolate HMW12.3.18 chromosome 30, RBS_HiC_50CHRs, whole genome shotgun sequence genomic segment:
- the LOC127623831 gene encoding protein eva-1 homolog A-like isoform X2: MALINSALATYSYITGHPECCGLYFMCGVCAGLFLTLFMVVIQISCRTDYMPRPAVAKKQPRPADGDSDTTDSDSDWEMSSDLSARRHRRFERTLNTNVFTSSEELERAQRLEERERIIREIWMNGQPDVPGTRSLNRYY, from the exons ATGGCTCTCATCAACAGCGCCCTGGCAACATACTCCTACATCACAG GGCATCCTGAGTGTTGTGGGCTCTATTtcatgtgtggtgtgtgtgctgGTCTATTCCTCACACTCTTCATGGTGGTCATTCAGATCTCCTGTCGCACGGACTATATGCCTCGTCCCGCAGTCGCTAAGAAACAGCCACGACCCGCAGACGGCGACAGCGACACCACTGACTCTGACTCAGACTGGGAAATGAGTTCAGACCTCTCGGCCCGCCGACACCGGCGGTTTGAGCGCACGCTCAACACAAACGTCTTCACATCGTCCGAGGAGCTGGAGCGAGCGCAACGTTTGGAGGAGAGAGAGCGAATCATACGAGAGATCTGGATGAACGGACAGCCGGACGTCCCCGGCACACGTAGCCTAAATCGCTACTATTAG